One region of Cydia pomonella isolate Wapato2018A chromosome 25, ilCydPomo1, whole genome shotgun sequence genomic DNA includes:
- the LOC133531760 gene encoding transmembrane emp24 domain-containing protein 5 — MRYFLLTIIFSSVLAFEKDVTFTVQPGHTDCFFQKVKPNEVIDIEYQVIDATHGELDISFQLADAVGRVLVADYKKPENSHRHTASMEGDYRFCFDNSFSTFSTKTVFFDLMTTSDDAPEHDYDEDKEMELGNSLESYIMKVRDISESITRVKDSVGAARRLQEAHSAREARDRNLAEEMNARVMTWSMWQIVLMIGVGITQVIFVRNLFEDKHSRFRKLIPSFSSQ; from the exons atgcgatattttttattaacgaTAATATTTAGTTCTGTGCTTGCATTTGAAAAAGATGTTACATTCACAGTTCAGCCTGGCCATACGGACTGTTTCTTCCAGAAAGTGAAGCCCAACGAAGTTATCGACATTGAATACCAG GTGATAGATGCAACACATGGCGAGCTGGACATTTCGTTCCAACTGGCAGATGCAGTCGGCCGGGTGCTGGTGGCGGACTATAAAAAACCTGAGAATAGTCACCGACACACCGCCAGCATGGAGGGAGATTACAGATTCTGCTTCGACAACAGCTTCAGCACGTTCAGCACCAAAACT GTGTTCTTCGATCTGATGACGACGAGCGACGACGCGCCCGAACACGACTATGACGAAGACAAAGAGATGGAACTCG GCAACTCGCTGGAGTCGTACATAATGAAGGTGCGCGACATCTCCGAGTCCATAACCCGCGTGAAGGACAGCgtgggcgcggcgcggcgcctgCAGGAGGCGCACTCCGCCAGGGAGGCCCGGGACAGGAACCTGGCTGAAGAAATGAATGCCAG AGTAATGACGTGGTCCATGTGGCAGATCGTGCTCATGATCGGAGTTGGGATTACACAA GTAATCTTCGTGCGGAATTTATTCGAAGACAAGCACAGTCGCTTCAGGAAGTTAATTCCCAGCTTCAGCTCGCAATGA